In the genome of Doryrhamphus excisus isolate RoL2022-K1 chromosome 11, RoL_Dexc_1.0, whole genome shotgun sequence, one region contains:
- the tmprss15 gene encoding enteropeptidase codes for MPFTEKHVVTTAAPSTPVTVSCPPHQTSCADRSMCIDADSFCDGVHDCADDSDEDATHCATQCDGQFVVLGPTGLLASETHDTGGFCRWIIRVQSGFSVKMNLQFVSKGNVAILRFYEGVGAEKWLAAEFSGSTPAGTVWLLTDQSTVEFSWHDFTSTSGFSATFHAVNVSQLPVEEKLTCTFERGVCLWRQHHDDDGDWLRTRGSTFPPLSGPSVDHTLGNLSGFYLVTPLSPGQWLKSFRIHSLPLTPPLQPVCLQFWYHMFGEDVHRLQVLLLQTSPSHPHGVVTVVFNKDGNYGDNWNYGQVLLNLTTETQVVFQALKKGGMRNDIALDDITLTSEPCGPAPPEPTIVPTPTTTPPMPADCGGPFDLWEPNSTFSSPNYPENYGQEARCVWTLHTVPGENIQLHFLDMHVEAHYDMVEVRDGAGPNSTLLAVLTGSEAPVCDFFSTTNQMTVCFFTDKSGHGRGFKANFTSGLNLGSPDPCAEDQFQCGTGDCIHGNSQCDGVMDCRDASDEAECVVLPGVASRGLQFLIGSSLFTVCADTWSPHLSDFTCQYLGHRSGWSTLQPAMTGDSPFVSVKVTGDGGLESSVSESCAGDHVISLHCDNQPCGARFIANDSVDQSVAREGEVKVVGGADSEKGAWPWMVSLHWKGRHVCGAALLGNNWLLTAAHCVYGKDHPLHLWSAKFGLHTQSDTNDVETRQLDRIIINDRYNRQSKDSDIAMMHLKMPVNMTEFIQPVCLPEKGQEFPAGRKCFIAGWGRDADGSLPNVLQEAMVPLVDQAECQQCLPEYRITSNMLCAGYREGGVDSCQGDSGGPLMCWEDGYWTLIGVTSFGIGCGQPDRPGVYARVSSFVHWIAQTRRSSLLWRP; via the exons ATGCCTTTCACAGAGAAACACGTGGTGACCACAGCCGCTCCGTCAACACCTGTGACAG TATCATGTCCGCCTCATCAGACTTCCTGTGCTGACCGATCCATGTGCATCGACGCCGATAGTTTCTGTGATGGCGTCCATGACTGTGCTGACGACTCAGATGAGGATGCCACCCATTGTG CAACCCAGTGTGATGGACAGTTTGTGGTGCTTGGGCCAACGGGATTGTTGGCTTCTGAGACGCACGACACTGGCGGCTTCTGCCGTTGGATCATCAG GGTCCAAAGCGGATTTTCAGTGAAGATGAACTTGCAGTTTGTGAGCAAAGGAAATGTTGCCATTCTGAGATTTTATGAAGGAGTTGGCGCTGAAAAGTGGCTTGCAG CCGAGTTCTCAGGCTCCACCCCTGCGGGGACAGTGTGGCTGCTGACAGACCAATCCACCGTGGAGTTTTCCTGGCATGATTTTACCAGCACGTCGGGATTCAGCGCCACCTTCCATGCCGTGAACGTGTCACAGCTCCCCG TCGAGGAGAAGCTAACATGCACCTTTGAGCGAGGCGTATGCTTGTGGAGGCAACATCATGACGACGACGGCGACTGGCTTCGAACCAGAGGCTCCACCTTCCCTCCACTCAGTGGCCCGAGTGTCGACCACACCCTGGGAAACTTGTCGG GTTTCTACTTGGTTACGCCTCTGAGCCCCGGCCAATGGCTGAAGAGCTTCAGGATTCACAGCCTGCCTTTGACTCCACCCCTTCAGCCCGTGTGTCTCCAATTCTG GTATCACATGTTTGGAGAAGACGTCCATCGTCTTCAAGTCCTGTTGCTCCAAACGTCTCCTTCGCATCCTCACGGTGTCGTCACCGTGGTCTTTAACAAGGACGGCAACTATGGTGACAACTGGAATTACGGCCAGGTGCTCCTCAACCTGACAACAGAAACTCAG GTTGTCTTTCAAGCTCTGAAGAAAGGAGGCATGAGGAATGATATCGCTTTGGATGACATCACACTGACTTCTGAGCCATGTGGCCCTGCCCCCCCTGAACCAACCATCGTGCCAACCCCAACCACCACACCCCCCATGCCAG CTGACTGTGGCGGTCCTTTTGACCTCTGGGAGCCAAACTCGACCTTCAGCTCTCCAAATTACCCAGAAAACTATGGACAGGAAGCGCGCT GTGTGTGGACGCTGCACACCGTCCCAGGTGAAAACATCCAACTTCACTTCCTGGATATGCATGTCGAAGCTCACTATGACATGGTGGAGGTGAGGGACGGGGCAGGGCCAAATTCCACCTTACTGG CCGTTCTCACTGGCAGTGAAGCCCCCGTCTGTGACTTCTTTTccacaaccaatcagatgacagtCTGTTTTTTCACGGACAAGTCGGGTCACGGTCGTGGATTTAAGGCCAACTTTACCTCTGGGCTCAACTTGGGCTCCCCAG ATCCTTGTGCTGAAGACCAGTTCCAGTGTGGGACAGGTGACTGTATCCATGGTAACAGTCAGTGTGATGGCGTGATGGACTGTCGCGATGCTTCAGATGAAGCTGAGTGTG TTGTCTTACCGGGCGTCGCTTCACGTGGTCTCCAGTTTCTGATTGGCTCTTCTCTGTTCACCGTGTGTGCGGACACCTGGAGTCCTCACCTGTCAGACTTCACCTGTCAGTACCTGGGACACAG GTCTGGGTGGAGCACCCTGCAGCCGGCCATGACAGGAGATTCGCCTTTCGTGAGTGTCAAGGTCACTGGGGATGGCGGTCTGGAATCCAGCGTGAG tGAAAGTTGTGCTGGCGACCACGTGATTTCTCTCCACTGTGACAACCAGC CATGCGGCGCTCGTTTCATTGCCAATGACAGCGTGGACCAATCGGTGGCCAGGGAAG GTGAGGTCAAAGTGGTGGGCGGGGCTGACAGTGAGAAGGGAGCGTGGCCATGGATGGTGTCACTGCATTGGAAGGGTCGACATGTGTGCGGCGCTGCTTTGCTGGGCAATAATTGGCTGCTGACTGCCGCCCACTGTGTGTATGG GAAGGACCACCCCCTCCACTTGTGGTCGGCAAAGTTTGGACTTCATACTCAGAGTGACACGAACGACGTTGAAACGCGCCAACTTGATCGCATCATCATCAACGACCGTTACAACCGACAAAGCAAAGATAGCGACATCGCCATGATGCACCTAAAGATGCCCGTCAACATGACTG aGTTCATACAACCAGTGTGTTTACCTGAAAAAGGGCAAGAGTTCCCAGCAGGAAGGAAATGTTTCATTGCTGGTTGGGGACGAGATGCTGACG GTTCTCTCCCTAATGTTCTCCAGGAGGCCATGGTCCCACTGGTAGACCAGGCTGAGTGTCAGCAGTGCTTGCCGGAGTACCGTATTACCTCCAACATGCTGTGTGCAGGATACCGAGAGGGCGGAGTGGACTCTTGTCAG GGTGACTCTGGAGGTCCGCTCATGTGTTGGGAGGATGGATACTGGACTCTAATTG GTGTCACGTCGTTTGGCATCGGTTGTGGTCAACCTGACCGGCCTGGCGTTTACGCTCGTGTCTCGTCCTTTGTGCATTGGATAGCTCAGACCCGACGCTCCTCCTTGCTGTGGAGGCCAtga